The Culex pipiens pallens isolate TS chromosome 2, TS_CPP_V2, whole genome shotgun sequence DNA window ttttcagcgaCCAAATGAGTGCTgtaatgaacttttcagcactgttttaACTCGTGATTACAAGaaaagtaaatattttcaaaatggaattacaaaaagtactttacttcTATTCGGGGAGTTGTTTCTCAATTTTCTTTACCATATATTTCACACAGCTTTATTTTATTTCTCATTTTGGTAACTCTACTGACACTTTATTATAAATGGTTGCCTTAAAAACTACAAACACCGCACATGCTTAGTACCATACAAACTATTCGCAGTGAAATATGACTGAGTTTTTGTTTTGGCCTTATACAATGGAATGATTTTTTGTCTTCTTCAATACACCTCTAACAAATCGATGAATGTGAATAAATCTAAAATCTAGTTTATTGTTTCGAATCCCACGCCAGAGATGAGCATGGTCCACTTAAATTCTACGAGCACACCAAATATGACCACACGAGTTTGTTTCGGGTTTAAAATCTATCGTTTCTAGAGTACTACAATAAATTAAAGCTTTCAGTCTGTAATAGCAAATAAAGTGtggaaattggtaaaaataaagGACGAATCAGTTCTAACAAAAATCTCACCAGAGAAAGTGTGTGTGTCTCTTCACACTAACAGGATAGTACCATTCACAAACACTAAAATACAACGATTATAAAACATTTGGCATTTGATAGGATCGCGTtttgttacaaaaaatgttataaaatctgTTACGAAAACGTTTCCCTTCCTACTTTCTAGTGGTGACTGATTGTAGTGGAACATTTACGAGTCTCGCCTTCGTCGAATCAACGCCGATTAATACTTTTGCACGTGGCCATCTTCGGCTCCACCATTcacctgttgctgctgctgctttttgTCCGAGTTCGTCATCGACTTCGGTGGGATGTAGTAGAACCAAGCGCCGAAGAAGAACAAGATGGAGCACGCTTTTCCGATGAGTGCGAGCAGGAGCATGAACCTGTGAGGGGAGGGTGAACTTTGGTGAGTGAATGGTGGGAAGGGGTTGGATGAATTTTGTACTAACTTGCTCATGAACGCGTTGTCGTACACGAGACAGGCTCCGTGACCGTCGCAGGACTCTTGCCATAGGATACACGTTTCGTCGATGAGTCGGCCAAAGATCATCGGAGCGGGGATGGTTCCCAGGACGCGAACCTTGATCCATTGGATGCCGAGCGCGAATGAACGCTGGTCATCGTGAACGCAGCGCAGCGTGGCCGACAGCGCGGGCATCGTGGCCAAAAAGGTGAAAAACATCACGAGGAAGCAGAGACTCACGAAGATCCACAGGTGGTTGCAGCGTGATTCGCACATGGTGTTCACCGCGTCGTAACTTCGGTACGGTTCACTCGGGCCGAACGTTGCGTTGATACAGGCGCAATCCCGGTACACTTTGGCGCCAACCACGTTCACCTCCTCGGAGCATCCGGCGTGACAGGGCGAGTAGTACATGACCCCGTCGGCACCGCAAATTGGCTCGTAATTGGCCTTGCTGCACGAACAGCGGCTGTTGCACGCGTTGTCCAACGTCTTTGGCAGTACGAACAGCTCCGTCGAGCGGGCGTCCGGTGTTCGCAGGTTGTCCTGAGGGAAGTACGGTGCCGTTACGCCGGCGAATGTCAGATTTGGGCACGAAAGGAAGAAGCAAACGGTGAACAACGCTGCAAACACcgttgcaaacaaacaaaaacggaTGATTCCCGAACAGGACAGGTTCAGCTTCTTGACGAGGTAACCCCCGAGGAAGGTTCCACCACCACCAGCGGGAACCGTTATGATACCTGaaagaataaataaatcaagCTCAATTTACAGCACTTGCTTCATCAAACTAACCCATCAACAGTGCAGACCATACGGCCGTTACGCTGAACTGATTCTCAATCAACTTGGGCAAAAACACCGCAAACCCGGATATAACCAGTCCCTCCGAAGCTCCAGCcaagttcaaaaagaaaaaCGTCGGATTTTTCAGCAAAGCCGCCAACGCTTTCGGAATTTCCCGAATCTTCGTAAACGTCTGCTGGCGCGTCTGCTCTCCACCGTCCGACGCTCCCTGATGCGCTTCCGAGACCTTTTCCAGCTTTTCCGACCCGGGCAGCGCCCTTGGATAGGCCAAAATCGGTACCGCTAGCAGTAGGCAAAATCCGGCCATAAACACAAATCCGATCCACCAGGCTCCGACCCAAACCTTGCTGTGGGGCGTCAGGCCTAACCTGtggagcagaaaaaaaaacaaaaaaaaccgcaCTACAATTGACCAGTTTACACCTTCAAAGCCATTATAACCCGTCCACAACAGCCATTgagaggaaaaacaaaaaaaaaacgttacttaatccacctttaggtggttggtgccttcctctcatttatagtgattccaacccccctaaagtgtccacatgtttatggatctcccctaacgttcgcagcacctacccagtcacgacgttctagcaggattctagcagagttcttacagagctggatattcatatagaattctagcagaaatgttctaccgttctagcaggattctgacagaaccagctctatatttcgtgactgggtaagaggtcctaatacaaataagtgatgagtaaaaaaacagactacctacagactttttgtcaagattatacagacacggcctttgaggaaaatggcatccctctacacggctttttcgtggcgatcagacccgaccagttgaggttatgtgaattcagaccattttttaaactgcttgtaatttaagataggtaagtcagatcttaaaaattcttacttcacctaaaaggtcttctcatatgctttctaaaaatatataacatgtcagggtttcatgaaaaaaccaccctttttaccataatttaatttaatataaaaccgttttttaatcataactttttaaatacatgataaaactgcatgaatttaaatagcatctcaggggacgttaagacggttcgattaaaaccattccggccaaaatcggttgagcctgtgacaagatatcccagtgacattgatttggtacacatgtctacatacagccaaacacacagacatttgctcagctggtgattctgagtcgatatgtacacatgaaggtaggtctaggaggtctaattaaacagttcattttccgagtgattttatagcctttcctcagtaaggtgaggaaggcaaaaacattcCTTTCGAGTGGCGTCCCGCCAATCGTTAGAGCGCCCATTCATCGAAATCCACTTTTCCCATGCATGCAGCGAGCGAGGGATTATCAACGGATTACAACATAATCGAGCATTTTTCacccatttttgttttgtttcgagTACTCGCGAGTTGTTCTTGCGCTTCGATGCGTTACGTGTAATGTTGGAGAAGGgtaatatttcaattttcaagcgTTCCTATTTATTGTTACTACTTTTATTaagtaattattttaattatatttcaattgtatttcagaaaaaaaaatttttttcaataattccatttttaaatgagcttttatttaaattttgctgccacaaaaaaaaataataaaaaatgtatgtacAAGCCAttgtttttcaacatttaaatgaaaaaaagtgttttaaaatgcgctTTACTCCAGTCTTAGTCTttgcagtt harbors:
- the LOC120416791 gene encoding solute carrier organic anion transporter family member 4A1 isoform X2, which encodes MWRMTLINSYWCCYRPGRMVATWDRFYPGLVVNGFINVVITTIERRFGLRSTQTGLVASGYDIASFLCLVPVSYFGGRLGASKPRWIGWGVAVMGLGAFVFALPHFLVGQYRATNSDHNVCPLKDVVAVAVAATTSSGMIPNGTTTMAGLGSAVAAQMARGEGCSLDNGLPSDAGAEENLSWNVWFFFTAQLLLGAGASPLYTLGVTYIDENVSKKMSSVYLGIYYTMAVVGPAAGYVIGGQLLLFYTDMLVVDTSTLGLTPHSKVWVGAWWIGFVFMAGFCLLLAVPILAYPRALPGSEKLEKVSEAHQGASDGGEQTRQQTFTKIREIPKALAALLKNPTFFFLNLAGASEGLVISGFAVFLPKLIENQFSVTAVWSALLMGIITVPAGGGGTFLGGYLVKKLNLSCSGIIRFCLFATVFAALFTVCFFLSCPNLTFAGVTAPYFPQDNLRTPDARSTELFVLPKTLDNACNSRCSCSKANYEPICGADGVMYYSPCHAGCSEEVNVVGAKVYRDCACINATFGPSEPYRSYDAVNTMCESRCNHLWIFVSLCFLVMFFTFLATMPALSATLRCVHDDQRSFALGIQWIKVRVLGTIPAPMIFGRLIDETCILWQESCDGHGACLVYDNAFMSKFMLLLALIGKACSILFFFGAWFYYIPPKSMTNSDKKQQQQQVNGGAEDGHVQKY
- the LOC120416791 gene encoding solute carrier organic anion transporter family member 4A1 isoform X1, with protein sequence MSSTSLDGIIGQNRRELPSGASSLETTPTETTVGGEGAVSVAGEDDADIEGGSELSSGKGPVGKSSEEEPTVHHCGWFGVRPRWIQRFMTPKWALFWLCWAGAVQGLVVNGFINVVITTIERRFGLRSTQTGLVASGYDIASFLCLVPVSYFGGRLGASKPRWIGWGVAVMGLGAFVFALPHFLVGQYRATNSDHNVCPLKDVVAVAVAATTSSGMIPNGTTTMAGLGSAVAAQMARGEGCSLDNGLPSDAGAEENLSWNVWFFFTAQLLLGAGASPLYTLGVTYIDENVSKKMSSVYLGIYYTMAVVGPAAGYVIGGQLLLFYTDMLVVDTSTLGLTPHSKVWVGAWWIGFVFMAGFCLLLAVPILAYPRALPGSEKLEKVSEAHQGASDGGEQTRQQTFTKIREIPKALAALLKNPTFFFLNLAGASEGLVISGFAVFLPKLIENQFSVTAVWSALLMGIITVPAGGGGTFLGGYLVKKLNLSCSGIIRFCLFATVFAALFTVCFFLSCPNLTFAGVTAPYFPQDNLRTPDARSTELFVLPKTLDNACNSRCSCSKANYEPICGADGVMYYSPCHAGCSEEVNVVGAKVYRDCACINATFGPSEPYRSYDAVNTMCESRCNHLWIFVSLCFLVMFFTFLATMPALSATLRCVHDDQRSFALGIQWIKVRVLGTIPAPMIFGRLIDETCILWQESCDGHGACLVYDNAFMSKFMLLLALIGKACSILFFFGAWFYYIPPKSMTNSDKKQQQQQVNGGAEDGHVQKY